The genomic DNA TtaagcttaggggttaggtttaggcctagggttagaattaggggaAGAGTTATAAGTAGAAATCAATGTTAGGTCCCCAGAAGGATAGTAGAACAtatggtgtgtctgtgtctttgtgcgGGTGAGTGAGTaggtggttgtgtgtgttgttCTTTTCAAACACATGAGCCACAAAGGCCATATGTGGTGTTGCATAGATGCATAAACCCTAATTAGTCATGTTTTCCATTTGGTTGCCACTCCGCCTCCTTTTTCTTTGCACTGACAGCTTTTCTTTCCTGATTACTTTAGCCAAACTGTGGGAAAGACAAAGGCACCATGACCCAAATACAACAGTCCAGAACTGTTTCTTTATGGAAAGGAAAATATCAAGATAGGTTGTTTTCATTTGTTTCTTTTGGTAATGATATAAATGTCTTCAAGTATGGTTTTCTTCTATCATGTCGGCTTCTTCTGACATCAGATGTAAAGGAATAAACATTTGAAGAGAAGCctattcaataatatatatatttttaaatatatacaaTTCAGCCGCATCTGATTTTAAATTAATGATGATTAACAAATAGTGATGAAATGGTGGCTAAAACACAAGCCTGCAATTATGTGTAATACTGCCCCCAAGCTGGCAAAAATTATTAGCGTCTCGAGGAAGGGCAGTTTACAATCTCCATGGTTACGATGTGGCCCAGCTCTTGAAGTTTGACAGCTGGCTACAGTAGCTAGCTTGCACGACAGCTTTCTATCTATCCTCTTACTGTTTATTTTTTAGATGAAGTGGTTTTAAACCGGTGCAAAAATGAGTATATCAGTAACTCGAACATTTAATAAGCAAAATGAAACCAACAAAGGTTTTACACAACAGCGGGTACACGACTATCTATATGGTGagttagctaacgttaacgtTTGCTAGGTAAGTTAGCTTGTTTGCAATAATTATCTAGACAGTTTGCAAGCGAACATGAACTGTTTTTGTTGTGGATGTTGCATTACAGACCCCGTATATACTGTGTCCGGGGAAATGGACCATGCAAGGGCCAGCTTCAAGGCACATGCATCCGTGGACCGGGTGGTAAGTTAatcaacgttagctagctagcatagcaacCTCGAACTAAACACTTACTTTCAAATGACCTTTCATGTGATTACAGATTCACAATCAATGCTTATCGCTGTCTTCATTCGTCAGTAATGTCACATGTGTCCATGACTCTTAATGCAATACCTAGGACTTTTCCAGACCTCCCTTACCCATGACAGTTTTTCATATCATGCATAACTGCAAGGATTTATTTTGAGAAGAAATTCAATTCACACTTGGTGAAATAATGTTAATATTATTAACCCAATAATTTGACAGTAACCCTGTAACCCAAATACGGTCACCGTAAAAGCCCTAACCCTATGAAAgacctctctccatgtccccctGCTCAGAGGAAGGTTCCAGAGTATGGGTCCATGTTCAGTCACCTACCTCACCACCCTCGTTACGTCTTGCGTCTGGACACCACTGACCCTGTGCCCACTTTTATTGACCGCCGCTGGCGAGGGTACACAGAGCAGCGCAGAGAGGCAGTTCAGCAGCtggcaaggtaacacacacacagacacacacatgctatCCCTACAGAGGAGAAATCTTTGGATACTGAAGTAGATAGAATCAAgttacatttgtgtatatatagtatatgaatttatgtggacaccccttcatattagtggatttggctatttcagccacacctgttgctgacaggtgtataaaattgagcacacagccataccatctccatagacaaacactggcagtagaatagccttactgaagagctcaatgacttttaacgtggcaccgtcataggatgccacctttccaaaaagtcTCTTCgtgaaatttctgccctgctagagctgccccggccaACTGTAAGTATTGTTATTGTGAATTGTAAACTTGTAGgaacaacaacagctcagccgcgaagtggtaggtcacacaaactcacaggacgggactgccgagtgctgaagcgcgtagcgcgtAAAAACCGCCTCtgctgcaacactcactaccgagttccaaactgcctctggaagcaaagtcagcacaataacttttaatcgggagcttcatgaaataggtttccatggccgagcagccgcacacaagcctaagctcACCATACTCattgccaagcatcagctggagtggtgtaaatcttGCTGCCATTGGACTATGGAGCAGTAGAAActcattctctggagtgatgaatcacgcttcaccatctggcagtccaacagacgaatctgggtttggcggatgccaggagaacgctacctgccccaatgcatagtgccaactgtaaagtttggtggatgactAATAATGATTGTGGGCTGTTTTTTAtgatttgggctaggccccttagttacagtgaagggaaaccttaacactgcagcatacaatgacattctagacaattatgtgcttccaaccttgtggcaacagtttgggaaaggccctttccagtttcagcatgacaatgcccccatgcaaaAAGCGTGGTCCATACAGAaaaggtttgtcgagatcggtgtggaagaacttgactggcctgcacagagctctgacctcaaccccatcgaacacctttgggatgaattggaatgccgactgcgagccaggcctaatcgcccaacatcagtacccaacctcactaatgctcttgtggctgaatgaaagcaagtcactgcagcaatgttccaacaactgttgtagcagcaaagaaGAGATCAActgcatattaatgcccatgattttttaATGAGATTTTtaagagcaggtgtccacatacctttggtaatgtactgtatttcaTATACTTGATTTACTTGATTATTAAGGCCCATGTTTGtcttgttgtttttttctttgttagGGTCGTTCCTGGTGCTCTGTTTCAGGTCAGAGGGTGCAAAGACAGCAGTGTTTCAGGCATTGATCGTTGGAAGTTTTTCAAGTGGTGAGAGAGAGCACATACCCGTAATGCGGCAGCAGGACATTGTGGGATCAAGGGTTAAATAATGAATGGTGTCAGAGAGGACACCAGGGCCTGAAGGAAGACTCAGGCATCAAGTCATGACAGCATCAGAGGTCATTTGTATCATGAGAGTCAAATCACACAACCGTCATTATCCTCACTGTAGCACCAGCGGCATGGTCACTGGATAGAATGtcagcagaccagcagatctTTCTCTGTAAAAAATAGAACTAATTAAAACCAGAATTATGATTTTTTTATCAGTTCAGATGGATTTGACTCTATTTGAGTGTGTAGTGTTGAAGCCTTATCCCATATTAAAGTAAAACATTGATTGTTTCTGATGATGTTTTTTGTATTCCTTTCCCTCCCTCAGCCCCCTGATCCCCTTTGCACAGCAGGTTCCCCCCGATGTGGTCTTTGCATTGCCCAAGTAAGTCATGCTGCCAAAGTCCCCTGAAAAATGCTGTAAACATATTGGGAACCCCTCTCttgtctatcactctctctcccttcctccctccactcagagCTAACCCATACTCTACAGTGGAGGGGGGTAGTGAGCAGCTGCCCACTCCATTCCAGCGCACCATGGGAgtgcagactgactacagggacaGTGAGGCCCAGACGGACCCCTACACCCCCGAATACGTGGTACGGCCCGGGACGGCCCGCCCAGAGCTGTTGACACTGGCCACACTGACATGGGGTACATACGAGCTTCAGAGACCCTACCGCTTCACCTCCTGTTGCACCTCTACAATACTTATACTGCAGGACAGGCCATTCTGACCCATCCTCACACATGTTCCAACACTACACAACTCCCTTCACCCCAGCCTCATCACCTTGACTCCTCtgaccctatctctctccctctacccccccagGCCGTGGTCTTCCGGCGGGTCTGGCGGAGGTGGAGATGATTGAGCGAACCAGGGTGAAGCGGGCGTGGGAGGCCACCCTGCCCCCCATGGACGACCTGAGTAAACTGGacaagaggaagaggatgatggatgagatggagaggaaggagtgggccTTCAGGGAGGACGAGATCCAGAAGTGAGGGAACGAGAGAATAAAGGAAGGAATGCACCACACAAGCAGCTTCACCATCTTTTTAAAAGTCTTTCCCTCCTGCCCTTGTCCACCcatccctgctctccctccccttGCCCCACTGTCATTCTCCCCCCTCTACCCCAGGCTGCAGGAGGCCCGCCTGGCTTTGCTGATGGGTATActgaggcagagggaggaggttCAGCAAGAGGCCACGGTGGACAGGCTGGACCTCAAGTACTCCCAGCACCAGAGAGACGAGAAGAGCAAGCTGAGCAAGatacgcaatgactacatcatctGTAAGTCaatgggtgtttctcaatatgcattCTACCGTGCTCCACACTCTCGTGCTCCTAGTGCATTCTCCGACGACTTTCTTTTGAGTACGTTCTTGTGAGGATGAGTGTGGAGAATGTATCAAATATTACATTTCAGGAGCACacgcactccccctactgtattaactcacgctgcacctccccattcaatgaaccttcttccagccacGACAATGGCAACAATCGACAAAacaagatatacacaaagcaaaCATTTTACTTCATAATTATCAGCTAGATATGTACATCGTAATaatctagctagccagctagttaaacagGCAAAAATAACCTAAAACTAATGTTATGTGGTTAGTTACCAATTCTTCGTGGCTAGATAGCTATCCAGTTAACCCTATATGGACTTGGGACTTACTCATTCACTTAACTGTCTTCCAGCTAGGACAATGGCAATGGAGACAAAACAAGATATACTGAAAGagtagtagctagccagttagccttATTGACTTACTTGCGATCTATAGTACGTAGGCAGGTAAATGTGCCAAAATTAATACAGCATGTATTTATTAACATATCGAGATAAAATATTGTAGTCAGGCAACATATGAGATGTGAATAGGCTACATTTCATTCTGAAGTTGAAGTGTATTTTCTCTAGCTTCAGCTCAAATAATGACTACCAGTGATTTCAATAAATTTTGCGTAATTTTTTATGTGGTTTTGTCATATTTCTTTGTATACTTTCCTTTGAATCCTGCATCGTTGCATGCTTAAAAATATGTACAAACGGAGTACGCATTCGACAAGTGCCCTCCCTGCTCCGTTTAGCATACTTTGATTTGGACTCATACTCCAACCCTCCCTTGGTCCAATTTGTGTGCCCGGATGACAGTAGAATGCATTTTGAGGAACACCCAATGTCTTGACTTTTGTCTAAGGCAATGATGCATAGAAATTCTGCATATTTACATTTTGCATTTCATAAATCACTGTGATAAGTGTTAAGTGTTCAAACGCCTCTAACCTTCCCTTTAACTTTGATTTAATACGATGAGAACAGTAGGGCTCAAAGATTAActgtctctctgtcgttctcCTTCTATtccactctttctccctctctccttccccctttctctcttttccctccctctctctcctctcccagcaaTGAGGAAGCTGACAGCGAAAAGAAAAAATGTGGAGGGAAAGCTAAAACGGCGTGACATCATCAAGGACTACTCCAACTACTCATCTCAGACATACGCCCCTCTGTCCCGCATCGGCCTGTTCCCTGACCGCCACTCCCAACGCAACATGGTCAAGAGCCGCTACCTTGATACCTATGAAGGTTTGagtgtgctgatctaggatcagtttgatATTTCAATATCAttatgaataagattacatggacatgGGGGACCTGATCTTaggtcagcactcctactctgagaaaaatgaatacaggccctgaatCTCAAAGTGATGGTGTTTTAATAATGCCAGATCATCAAAATTGCTAAGGTAGAGGTTAGTGAGCTCTCTTCCTATCTGTCAATCACAGGTCTGCTGGAGCTGGAGGCGGGACTTCCGGTCTCAGTGACAGAGCCATGTATCAAAGCCCCTGTACCCAAAGTCAGCAAGGGCTTCGTCAAACGCTCTGCACGCAGAGAGATGGAGCTCATGAAGACACACcaggtcacaaacacacacacacacacacacacatatacacacacacacacactcaaaagatGTATAACACTATTTTTGTCCCTCCATCTGCAGACTCTGAAGGAGGAGAAGACTCGTGTGGAGGAGAAGAAGACCCTGCGCTTCCTCTTTAAGACAGAGAAATCTGTTCCTCGACCACAGACCCCTGTGGTGGACGAGCCCCCTGAGGTACAGTACAGTCCGtctcaacacactgtctggagATGTACACTATCCCCCCTCACTCACTATGTGGTCTGTAGCAcatctcttcattctctcttcaccctgtcaTTCCGGTGTTTTTccagggggatgaggagagagagttggCTGTCATCTACTTGCAGAAGCTGCTGAGGGGAAGAAGCATTCAGAACCAGGTGTGTTTTTATGAAGAGAATGATAAGCTCTATGATAAATCAACCTTTCTCCGTGTGTGTCTGATGTTATGGGATGCCATCTCTGTGCGCTGCTGTCtatctgtacgtgtgtgtgtcagatgttTGAGGGGAAGGAGAAGCGTCTAGAGCTGATCCAGGAGCTGAGAACCACTCATGCcctgcagagagaggagcaggagctCCAGAGAGCAGACACACAGCTCACGCTGGctctgcagagacagagagagcaacacacacacaaggtgagagagaacacacacacagacaggtacagacacctctttcctcccccatccctcactctccCATCTTCCTGTCCCAGGCATCCTTGGTGGAGGGGTACCAGGCAGCTGTGGCAGGGGCGGAGCTTGTGGACATGCTGGACTTCCTATCGAAGGAGCTGATTCGCCTACAGGAGGAACGCAGGATCCATGCGTTCACCTTATTGGCCGAGAGAGACAGGCGCCTCCGAGAGGCCGAGGAGAGTGGACGGAGacagatggaagagaggagacgtagagaggaggatgagatctTCAAACaggtgtttgtgtgcgtgcgtgcgtctgcctGGATGCGCATGCCTGTGTGCGTGTCGTGTGTGTAACGcctgtactgtcctgtaggtgATGAGGGTTCatcaggagacagtagatctgtacCTGGAGGACATCATCCTGGGGACTC from Oncorhynchus keta strain PuntledgeMale-10-30-2019 chromosome 7, Oket_V2, whole genome shotgun sequence includes the following:
- the cfap91 gene encoding cilia- and flagella-associated protein 91, with product MSISVTRTFNKQNETNKGFTQQRVHDYLYDPVYTVSGEMDHARASFKAHASVDRVRKVPEYGSMFSHLPHHPRYVLRLDTTDPVPTFIDRRWRGYTEQRREAVQQLARVVPGALFQVRGCKDSSVSGIDRWKFFKCPLIPFAQQVPPDVVFALPKANPYSTVEGGSEQLPTPFQRTMGVQTDYRDSEAQTDPYTPEYVVRPGTARPELLTLATLTWGRGLPAGLAEVEMIERTRVKRAWEATLPPMDDLSKLDKRKRMMDEMERKEWAFREDEIQKLQEARLALLMGILRQREEVQQEATVDRLDLKYSQHQRDEKSKLSKIRNDYIISMRKLTAKRKNVEGKLKRRDIIKDYSNYSSQTYAPLSRIGLFPDRHSQRNMVKSRYLDTYEGLLELEAGLPVSVTEPCIKAPVPKVSKGFVKRSARREMELMKTHQTLKEEKTRVEEKKTLRFLFKTEKSVPRPQTPVVDEPPEGDEERELAVIYLQKLLRGRSIQNQMFEGKEKRLELIQELRTTHALQREEQELQRADTQLTLALQRQREQHTHKASLVEGYQAAVAGAELVDMLDFLSKELIRLQEERRIHAFTLLAERDRRLREAEESGRRQMEERRRREEDEIFKQVMRVHQETVDLYLEDIILGTLDQTADQQARQEIRRVAEEVNNIAYAMEETRSSLQSEEIVAELVYSFLIPEVQKINVRDRVRQSQRRHLQAAHQIIHGGEDSSVAPPPGSSGAQRPPSPSDRASSQLLEEMLTHVEQKLEGAGRGEEERREVGEAEQKRTS